The Megalops cyprinoides isolate fMegCyp1 chromosome 19, fMegCyp1.pri, whole genome shotgun sequence genome has a window encoding:
- the LOC118795024 gene encoding ADP-ribosylation factor-like protein 4D: MGNQLTEIAPNTPFLPNFQSLHVVVIGLDSAGKTSLLYRLKLREFVNTIPTKGFNMEKIKVAVGSSRATTFQVWDVGGQEKLRPLWKSYTRRTDGMVFVVDSTEAERMEEAKVELHKITRTSENQGVPVLVLANKQDLPSALSVAEVEKVLALHELSASTLHHTQGCSAVDGQGLQPGLEKLYEMILKRKKMLRHSKKKR, translated from the coding sequence ATGGGAAACCAGCTGACGGAGATCGCTCCCAACACACCCTTTTTGCCAAATTTCCAGTCTTTGCACGTGGTCGTCATTGGACTCGACTCTGCGGGAAAGACATCCCTGTTGTACAGACTGAAGCTGCGTGAGTTCGTCAACACCATACCCACCAAGGGCTTCAACATGGAGAAGATCAAGGTGGCAGTTGGCAGTTCGCGGGCCACCACCTTCCAGGTGTGGGACGTGGGCGGCCAGGAGAAGCTGCGGCCCCTGTGGAAGTCCTACACGCGGCGGACAGATGGCATGGTCTTTGTGGTGGACTCCACCGAGGCCGAACGCATGGAGGAGGCCAAGGTGGAGCTGCACAAGATCACCCGCACCTCAGAGAACCAGGGCGTGCCCGTGCTGGTGCTGGCCAACAAGCAGGACTTGCCCTCTGCTCTGTCGGTGGCCGAGGTGGAGAAGGTTCTGGCCCTCCACGAACTGAGCGCCTCCACCCTGCACCACACGCAGGGTTGCAGTGCCGTCGATGGCCAGGGCCTTCAGCCTGGGCTGGAGAAACTGTACGAAATGAtcctgaagaggaagaagatgcTCAGACACAGCAAAAAGAAGAGATGA